A window from Borrelia sp. P9F1 encodes these proteins:
- the fmt gene encoding methionyl-tRNA formyltransferase: protein MRVFFASSSSIALEVFKEVEGRYNVVGVLTTPDKPSGRGLNLKANKIKVEAINRGIPVLDPLVIELSTIEAIKELKPDLMLVFSYGKIFKQEFLDIFPLGSINVHPSLLPKYRGPSPVQAAILNGDSVSGITVQKMALEMDSGDILVQRQFEIKSFNTSADIFEYVSLNSADLVLEALRKVEKGSAGIPQDSSQATYCSFLDKQHGIIDFALSAFEIKNKINACNPWPLVRAILGEDEIIFHRADFIKDNNYYKQALGEVVSFCPNKGLFVKTGDGVLLLLEIQRAGRKVLDFVSFYNGNRGLIGKTFLKFEHKEMV from the coding sequence TTGAGAGTTTTTTTTGCAAGTTCTAGTAGTATTGCTTTAGAAGTTTTTAAAGAGGTTGAGGGTCGGTATAATGTTGTTGGTGTTTTGACAACGCCTGATAAGCCAAGTGGCAGAGGCTTAAATTTGAAAGCGAATAAGATTAAGGTTGAAGCTATTAATAGAGGTATTCCAGTTTTGGATCCTCTTGTGATTGAATTGTCTACAATAGAGGCAATTAAGGAATTGAAGCCGGATCTTATGTTGGTTTTCTCTTATGGAAAAATATTTAAGCAGGAATTTTTAGATATTTTTCCATTGGGTAGTATTAATGTCCATCCTTCGCTTTTACCGAAGTACAGAGGTCCTTCTCCCGTACAAGCAGCTATTTTAAATGGGGATAGTGTTAGTGGAATTACAGTTCAAAAAATGGCTCTGGAAATGGACAGTGGAGATATCTTAGTGCAAAGACAATTTGAGATCAAGAGCTTTAACACAAGTGCTGATATTTTTGAATACGTTTCCCTAAACAGTGCTGATCTTGTTTTGGAAGCTTTAAGAAAGGTAGAGAAGGGAAGTGCTGGAATTCCTCAAGACTCAAGCCAAGCAACATATTGTTCTTTTCTGGATAAGCAACATGGGATTATTGATTTTGCTTTAAGTGCCTTTGAAATTAAGAATAAGATCAATGCTTGCAATCCTTGGCCACTTGTAAGAGCCATATTAGGAGAAGATGAAATTATTTTTCATAGGGCAGACTTTATAAAGGATAATAACTATTATAAACAAGCATTGGGAGAAGTTGTTTCATTTTGCCCCAACAAAGGTCTTTTTGTAAAAACAGGTGATGGAGTTCTCTTGTTATTAGAGATTCAAAGAGCCGGAAGAAAGGTCTTGGATTTCGTTTCTTTTTATAATGGGAACAGAGGTTTGATAGGGAAAACTTTTCTAAAGTTTGAACATAAGGAGATGGTGTAG
- the def gene encoding peptide deformylase, producing the protein MNMVLYPDDLLRVQTRPILNIDDEVRSTTFKMIDLMDSSGGVGLAAPQVGLDLSVFVVREDRLTKPLIFINPLVTETSFELSVMREGCLSIPGVFYDLVRPRAIVVEAYDENGKFFKIENSGFLARIVQHEVDHLKGVLFIDYYENKLRSKLLRSYMKKRRVVRG; encoded by the coding sequence ATGAATATGGTTTTATATCCCGATGATTTGCTTAGGGTGCAGACCAGGCCGATCTTGAATATTGATGATGAGGTCAGGAGCACTACTTTTAAGATGATAGACTTGATGGATTCTAGTGGTGGGGTTGGTTTAGCGGCGCCTCAGGTGGGACTTGACTTGTCTGTTTTTGTTGTAAGAGAGGATAGATTAACGAAGCCCCTGATTTTTATTAATCCCTTAGTAACAGAAACCTCCTTTGAACTTTCTGTTATGAGGGAGGGTTGTTTAAGTATTCCTGGAGTTTTTTATGATCTCGTGAGGCCCAGAGCTATTGTAGTAGAGGCTTATGATGAGAACGGTAAATTTTTTAAAATCGAAAATTCGGGATTTTTGGCCAGAATCGTACAGCATGAGGTGGATCATTTAAAAGGGGTGCTTTTTATTGACTATTATGAGAATAAGCTTAGAAGTAAATTGTTAAGATCTTATATGAAGAAAAGGAGGGTTGTGAGAGGTTGA
- a CDS encoding aminopeptidase P family protein, whose protein sequence is MDIKTKVLFLRNLMEKSGVDAYLIASYDPHMSEDPHMRFDVREFITGFTGSAGTVIVTEKEVLLFTDGRYFLQAESELEGTDFKLMKLGVRGYPDLFSYINTNLKGLRLGFYSEDVSIKLYNDLVKNCRNTDIEVLDEDLISSIWHDRPKLERNIIFELTEAQKNNKRADKIDNLKSKLEERVVDFYIVSALDEIAWVLNLRGSDIKSSALFYAFLFITRSKRHKNVLFVDVLNLGADLRETLESEGFEIEGYGSFYSFLREIRHEGKFFVSVDSNVKVLKSIGESNTTLGQSVVSELKAIKSDYEIDKMKEAHIIDAVSLIKFLHSFKSLSRDELLRLDEVDVANMLLSFRLLNNEFFSSSFGSIVGFKENGALPHYSPKKGARRLDSNGLLLIDSGGSYVELGTTDVTRTISIGEPSYEEKEDYTLVLKSFVALASLKFPFGISGASLDGIARFPLLKRGLNFAHGTGHGVGFFLNVHELPVSISPSSTYSFKGSEIASIEPGIYRDSKHGIRIENLVFVKQSYSNEFGNFLEFEHLTLVPFEKELILSEMLSEDELQYINEYHEFVYFSLKEHLGSEELKFLERLTSKI, encoded by the coding sequence ATGGATATTAAGACGAAGGTATTGTTTTTGAGGAATTTGATGGAAAAAAGTGGCGTTGATGCGTATCTAATAGCAAGTTATGATCCTCATATGAGTGAGGATCCTCATATGAGGTTTGACGTGCGTGAGTTTATTACAGGATTTACAGGGAGCGCTGGAACAGTGATTGTTACCGAGAAAGAGGTTCTCCTTTTTACAGATGGAAGGTATTTTTTACAGGCAGAGAGTGAACTTGAGGGAACTGATTTTAAGCTAATGAAACTTGGTGTTAGGGGATATCCGGATCTTTTTAGTTATATCAACACAAATCTTAAGGGGTTGAGGCTTGGGTTTTATTCTGAAGACGTTAGCATAAAACTTTACAATGACCTGGTTAAAAATTGTAGAAATACAGATATTGAGGTTTTGGATGAAGATTTGATTTCAAGTATTTGGCATGATCGACCCAAATTGGAAAGAAATATAATATTTGAGCTAACTGAAGCACAGAAAAACAATAAGCGAGCGGATAAGATTGATAATCTTAAATCAAAGTTGGAAGAAAGGGTAGTCGATTTTTACATTGTGAGTGCTTTAGACGAAATAGCTTGGGTTTTGAATTTAAGAGGGTCAGATATTAAATCTTCTGCTTTGTTCTATGCTTTCTTATTTATTACGAGAAGTAAGAGGCATAAAAATGTTCTCTTCGTTGACGTTTTAAATCTGGGCGCTGATTTAAGAGAGACGCTTGAAAGTGAAGGATTTGAGATTGAGGGCTATGGTAGCTTTTATTCATTTTTAAGAGAAATTAGACATGAAGGGAAGTTTTTTGTATCGGTTGACAGTAATGTTAAGGTGTTAAAATCTATTGGAGAATCGAACACAACTCTTGGGCAGAGTGTTGTGAGTGAACTTAAGGCGATAAAATCTGATTATGAGATTGACAAAATGAAAGAGGCACATATTATTGATGCGGTGAGCTTAATAAAATTCCTACATAGTTTTAAGAGCTTAAGTAGAGATGAGTTACTTAGATTAGATGAGGTTGATGTTGCGAATATGCTTTTGAGTTTTAGGTTGTTGAATAATGAGTTTTTTAGCTCTAGCTTCGGTTCAATAGTTGGATTTAAGGAAAACGGAGCCCTGCCTCATTACAGCCCTAAGAAAGGGGCTAGGAGATTGGATTCTAATGGACTGCTTTTAATAGATTCTGGGGGCTCTTATGTTGAGCTTGGCACAACGGATGTTACTAGGACCATCTCGATTGGAGAGCCGTCTTATGAGGAGAAAGAAGATTATACTTTAGTTCTTAAATCTTTTGTTGCTCTTGCTTCTTTAAAATTTCCGTTTGGTATCTCAGGGGCTTCTCTTGATGGTATTGCTAGGTTTCCCTTGTTGAAGAGGGGTTTAAATTTTGCTCATGGGACTGGTCATGGAGTAGGGTTTTTTTTAAATGTGCATGAACTTCCCGTTTCCATTAGTCCTTCTTCCACTTATTCTTTTAAGGGGTCTGAGATTGCTTCAATTGAACCTGGAATTTATCGTGATTCCAAGCATGGGATTAGAATTGAAAATTTAGTTTTTGTAAAGCAAAGCTATTCAAATGAATTTGGAAATTTTTTGGAATTCGAGCACTTAACCCTTGTCCCTTTTGAAAAAGAATTGATTCTAAGTGAAATGCTTTCAGAAGATGAATTACAGTATATTAATGAGTATCATGAATTTGTATATTTTAGTTTGAAGGAACATCTTGGTAGTGAAGAGTTGAAATTCTTAGAGAGACTGACCAGTAAAATATGA